One genomic region from Phragmites australis chromosome 1, lpPhrAust1.1, whole genome shotgun sequence encodes:
- the LOC133923679 gene encoding sorting nexin 2B-like, translating to MMAAAPSAAAKPVADEDLETLPLDSSSSVAASTDPLLRPPPSPSSTSSSPSAGANHDAFFAEDEEDDVTPATAARAAVTTSPKASPAFAQITVSEPRKHAEPATGAVGVIPGSASYVSYLVTTRVADGVEFRVRRRFRDVVALADRLAETHRGLFVPVRPDKSIVEGQVMQRHDFVNQRCTALQRYLRRLAAHPTVGLSSDLHAFLTESSGIPTSGGESPRWSPAMRAATAAAVTPPASPAKSGKDFFGVFKDLKQTVTNGWVAVRPPPVEEEIDTKFLAHKAKLEDLEQHLVTASQQADALVKVYDDLRATTGHLGMSFIKLAKFEKEQATCSSQKIRAADTSNFANAVVRVSRSQTKLNAEIVKHLGVIHEYMETMASVHNAFTDRSSSLLRVQNLSEELFFLHTRAGKLESVSSRGMDQERLRYQKIEKLKETIRATEDAKSNALKELELIKENNINEIRRFNKERTQDLVEMLKGFVSDQAAYSDHFASIWTKVAEETNGYANRSS from the exons ATGATGGCCGCCGCACCCTCAGCCGCGGCGAAGCCCGTCGCCGACGAGGACCTCGAAACCTTGCCCCTCGATTCCTCCTCCAGTGTCGCCGCCTCGACCGACCCCCTGCTCCGCCCGCCTCCTTCCCCctcgtccacctcctcctctcccagCGCCGGCGCGAACCACGACGCGTTCTTCgccgaggatgaggaggatgacGTCACGCCAGCCACCGCTGCCCGCGCCGCGGTCACGACGTCCCCCAAGGCGTCGCCGGCGTTCGCTCAGATCACTGTCTCCGAGCCTAGGAAGCACGCGGAACCCGCGACTGGAGCTGTCGGTGTCATTCCTGGCTCGGCCAGCTACGTCTCCTACCTCGTCACCACCCGGGTGGCCGATGGCGTTGAGTTCCGCGTGCGGCGGCGCTTCCGCGATGTGGTGGCCCTCGCCGATCGCCTCGCGGAGACCCACCGCGGCCTCTTCGTCCCGGTGCGGCCCGACAAGAGCATCGTCGAGGGACAGGTCATGCAGCGGCACGACTTCGTGAATCAACGATGCACCGCGCTTCAGCGCTACCTCCGCCGCCTTGCCGCGCACCCCACCGTCGGCCTCAGCTCTGACCTCCATGCCTTCCTCACCGAGTCTAGCGGCATCCCCACCTCCGGGGGCGAGTCGCCTAGGTGGAGTCCCGCGATGAGAGCTGCCACGGCCGCGGCTGTTACCCCTCCAGCGTCGCCTGCAAAGAGCGGGAAAGACTTTTTTGGGGTGTTTAAGGACCTGAAGCAGACGGTGACGAACGGGTGGGTGGCGGTAAGGCCGCCTCCAGTGGAGGAGGAGATTGACACAAAATTCCTTGCGCACAAGGCCAAGCTTGAGGACTTGGAGCAGCATCTGGTGACAGCATCTCAGCAG GCAGATGCGCTTGTTAAAGTTTATGATGATCTTAGAGCAACTACAGGTCACTTGGGAATGTCATTCATCAAGCTGGCCAAGTTTGAAAAGGAGCAGGCTACATGTAGTTCTCAGAAAATACGAGCTGCTGATACCAGTAATTTCGCAAATGCGGTTGTTAGAGTCAGTAGATCTCAGACAAAACTAAATGCTGAAATTGTAAAACATCTG GGCGTTATCCATGAATACATGGAAACAATGGCTTCTGTTCATAATGCATTTACTGATCGTTCCAGTTCTTTACTTCGTGTGCAAAATCTGTCagaagaattatttttcttgcatacCCGGGCAGGAAAACTTGAATCTGTATCATCAAGAGGAATGGATCAGGAGAGATTGAGATAtcaaaagatagaaaaattgAAAGAAACAATAAGAGCCACGGAAGATGCAAAAAGCAATGCACTTAAAGAGTTGGAACTTATCAAG GAAAACAACATTAATGAAATTAGAAGATTTAACAAAGAAAGAACCCAGGATTTGGTGGAGATGCTGAAAGGCTTTGTATCAGATCAG GCTGCATATTCAGATCATTTTGCTAGTATATGGACAAAGGTAGCTGAAGAAACAAATGGATATGCAAACAGGAGCAGTTGA
- the LOC133923690 gene encoding exocyst complex component EXO70B1-like, whose protein sequence is MAEDGEEKLLATVQHIVQTLGRTDTMTEDILKVFSNYDGRLSLDKLYATRAAAAAAAGGAGERSMPASPPLPAAPSASAGMPPVTSLERTVRTLDRQISQFVTMDRLIWADSADADAFLEAVDDLIGTVQELDAAGTNRGLLDRADELLSRCMARLEDEFRALIERPDDAAPQVPGGFGSDESEGEDYDADDGFGDEPIPIAKPVSDFDVVIDALPPGSVSDVHQIARRMVDAGFGRECAEAYAAARRGFIDESVARLGIRSLTADEVHSSPWEELEFDIARWIPAFKMVFRILIPSERRLCDRVFDGLAPYGDLAFVAAVRTQALQLISSGDAVAAASRAPERLFRVIDMYEAVRDLLPDLDPVFSDPYSAALRAEVSAVCNILGSSIKGIFMELENLIRRDPARVAVPGGGIHPITRYVMNYLRAACGSRQTLEEVMEGDLAAVGAAAIAIDPDRPTSSLAVHIAWIMDVLHKNLEAKSKIYRYPPLAAIFLMNNGKYIIHKVTDSELGVLLGDEWMKQMMSRVRRWSMEYQRGAWAKVMSVLQTGGPGIGSIPAKAMLQKMQMFNGYLEEICAAQSDWVIADEQLRADVKAAISDSVMPAYTGLIARLRSSPEAAQDLFIKYTPEDVQAHIQHLFEGAAK, encoded by the coding sequence ATGGCGGAGGACGGCGAGGAGAAGCTGCTCGCCACGGTGCAGCACATCGTCCAGACGCTGGGCCGCACCGACACCATGACGGAGGATATACTCAAGGTTTTCTCCAACTACGACGGCCGCCTCTCGCTCGACAAGCTCTACGCCacgcgcgccgcggcggcggccgcggccggagGGGCTGGGGAGCGCTCGATGCCGGCCTCGCCGCCTTTGCCAGCGGCTCCCTCGGCCTCCGCGGGGATGCCGCCGGTGACGTCGCTGGAGAGGACCGTGCGCACGCTGGACCGGCAGATCTCGCAGTTCGTGACGATGGATAGGCTCATATGGGCGGACTCGGCGGACGCGGACGCGTTCCTGGAGGCCGTGGACGACCTCATCGGCACCGTGCAAGAGCTCGACGCGGCCGGGACCAACCGGGGGCTGCTCGACCGCGCCGACGAGCTGCTGAGCCGGTGCATGGCCCGGCTGGAGGACGAGTTTCGGGCGCTCATCGAGCGCCCCGACGATGCTGCGCCGCAGGTGCCCGGCGGGTTCGGGTCTGATGAGAGCGAGGGCGAGGACTACGACGCGGACGATGGCTTCGGCGACGAGCCAATCCCAATCGCCAAGCCGGTCTCGGACTTCGACGTGGTCATCGACGCTCTCCCGCCGGGCTCGGTCTCTGATGTCCATCAGATCGCGCGGCGGATGGTAGACGCCGGCTTCGGTCGCGAGTGCGCCGAGGCCTACGCGGCCGCGCGCCGCGGCTTCATCGACGAGAGCGTCGCTCGCCTTGGCATCCGTTCCCTCACTGCCGATGAGGTCCACTCCTCGCCATGGGAGGAGCTCGAGTTCGACATTGCTCGCTGGATCCCGGCCTTCAAGATGGTGTTCCGCATCCTAATCCCCAGCGAGCGCCGCCTCTGCGACCGTGTCTTCGACGGCCTCGCCCCCTACGGCGACCTAGCCTTTGTTGCTGCAGTGCGCACCCAGGCGCTTCAGCTTATCTCGTCCGGAGATGCAGTTGCTGCTGCCAGCCGCGCGCCAGAACGTCTTTTCCGTGTCATTGACATGTATGAAGCAGTTCGAGACCTCCTTCCTGACCTCGATCCTGTCTTCTCTGATCCCTACTCTGCAGCTCTTCGTGCCGAGGTTTCAGCTGTATGCAACATCCTTGGCTCCTCAATCAAAGGTATATTCATGGAGCTGGAAAATCTCATCCGCCGTGACCCTGCCCGTGTTGCTGTGCCCGGTGGTGGCATACACCCAATCACTCGGTATGTTATGAACTATCTCCGTGCCGCATGTGGGTCACGGCAAACACTTGAAGAGGTGATGGAAGGTGACTTGGCTGCTGTTGGCGCAGCAGCTATTGCTATCGATCCTGATCGCCCCACTTCGTCACTCGCCGTGCACATAGCATGGATCATGGATGTGCTTCACAAGAATTTGGAGGCTAAATCTAAGATATATAGGTACCCACCACTTGCCGCGATCTTCTTGATGAATAATGGCAAGTACATCATTCATAAGGTGACTGACAGTGAGCTCGGGGTTTTACTTGGTGATgagtggatgaagcagatgatgAGCAGAGTGCGCCGGTGGAGTATGGAGTACCAGCGTGGGGCTTGGGCAAAAGTCATGTCAGTGCTGCAGACTGGAGGTCCTGGCATTGGCAGTATACCTGCGAAGGCCATGCTTCAGAAAATGCAGATGTTCAATGGCTACTTGGAGGAGATTTGTGCGGCGCAGTCAGATTGGGTCATCGCAGATGAGCAGTTGCGAGCGGATGTTAAGGCAGCAATATCAGATTCAGTGATGCCTGCATATACAGGCTTAATTGCGAGGTTGAGATCATCTCCAGAAGCTGCGCAGGACTTGTTCATCAAGTACACCCCAGAGGATGTTCAGGCACACATCCAACACTTGTTTGAAGGAGCGGCCAAGTGA